One Desulfobulbus oligotrophicus DNA segment encodes these proteins:
- the mntA gene encoding type VII toxin-antitoxin system MntA family adenylyltransferase antitoxin has product MPTLEITAIRRILASEPNLEFAVLIGSRADNTHTPDSDWDFALQWQRDMDWLEQLARTETLRHGLANALMLPVTTVDCIDVPRASLAMRAEIAENGIVLTGEDGLPWQRFLRRTWRELEDHYWQEIYAH; this is encoded by the coding sequence ATGCCCACTTTAGAGATCACCGCTATCCGCCGGATACTGGCTTCCGAACCCAACCTGGAGTTTGCCGTACTGATCGGCAGCCGGGCCGACAACACCCATACCCCGGACAGCGACTGGGATTTCGCCCTGCAATGGCAAAGGGATATGGACTGGCTGGAACAACTGGCGCGCACCGAAACCCTGCGCCACGGCCTGGCCAACGCACTGATGCTGCCGGTCACGACTGTTGATTGCATTGACGTTCCCCGGGCGAGTTTGGCGATGCGGGCTGAAATCGCTGAAAACGGCATCGTCCTGACCGGTGAGGATGGGCTGCCCTGGCAACGATTTCTTCGGCGAACCTGGAGAGAACTGGAAGACCATTACTGGCAGGAGATTTATGCGCACTGA
- a CDS encoding prepilin-type N-terminal cleavage/methylation domain-containing protein: MTLTKLRLNANEKGFTLIELMIVIAIIGILAAIAIPNFIAYRNKSFCSRAESDANNIASAVADYFAIPTNISITKERTSYQPPENTWEFGVNNPNTNIRIDVKDASGRCPEDYRDANAAAGTRDGWNDLTYQKNIATR, translated from the coding sequence ATGACACTGACCAAATTGAGACTGAACGCAAACGAAAAAGGCTTTACCCTGATCGAGTTGATGATCGTTATCGCCATCATCGGTATCCTGGCTGCCATTGCCATCCCGAACTTTATTGCTTACCGGAACAAGTCATTTTGCTCGCGTGCGGAATCGGATGCAAATAATATTGCCTCGGCTGTGGCAGATTACTTCGCAATCCCTACCAACATTTCAATAACAAAGGAGCGAACTAGTTACCAGCCACCTGAGAACACTTGGGAATTTGGAGTTAACAATCCAAACACTAACATTCGAATTGACGTAAAGGATGCATCAGGACGTTGCCCGGAAGATTACAGGGATGCCAATGCAGCTGCGGGTACACGCGACGGTTGGAATGATCTTACCTACCAAAAAAATATAGCTACTCGATAA
- a CDS encoding BrnT family toxin, with the protein MKFVFDSQKSAANKQKHGIDFVEAQELWDDWDLLEIPDKIVEDENRCLVIGKIGIKHWSAVITYRDDTIQIISVRRSREKEVEYYESTGI; encoded by the coding sequence ATGAAATTTGTGTTTGATTCCCAGAAAAGCGCTGCCAATAAACAAAAGCACGGAATAGATTTTGTTGAAGCTCAAGAACTATGGGACGATTGGGATCTGCTGGAAATTCCGGATAAAATTGTTGAAGATGAAAACCGCTGCCTTGTGATCGGCAAGATCGGAATCAAGCATTGGTCCGCGGTTATCACCTATCGTGACGACACAATCCAGATCATTTCCGTTCGCCGGTCACGCGAAAAAGAGGTGGAATACTATGAAAGCACAGGGATTTGA
- the hepT gene encoding type VII toxin-antitoxin system HepT family RNase toxin — protein MRTDLYHAETKRIAAHQGALLDEARSRLLASRQLTPLEQNGVLHGLQVLIENAIGKAKQLLKARGETVPISAYDAFAVLARTGLISQEILADWHGIIGLRNRIVHDYMNVDMDKILTLVSEGRYKLLLDFLMAPLNDETM, from the coding sequence ATGCGCACTGACCTGTATCATGCCGAAACCAAGCGTATCGCCGCACACCAGGGCGCCCTGCTGGACGAGGCCCGCTCACGTCTGCTTGCTTCGCGGCAACTCACCCCCTTGGAACAAAATGGCGTGTTGCACGGGCTCCAAGTATTGATTGAAAACGCCATCGGCAAGGCCAAGCAACTGCTCAAGGCACGGGGTGAAACAGTGCCGATATCCGCCTACGACGCCTTTGCCGTCCTGGCCCGGACAGGACTCATCAGCCAGGAGATACTGGCCGATTGGCATGGAATCATTGGCCTCCGCAACCGTATTGTCCATGATTACATGAATGTGGATATGGACAAGATCCTGACCTTGGTCAGCGAAGGACGCTACAAACTACTCCTCGACTTTCTCATGGCCCCTCTCAATGACGAAACAATGTGA
- the brnA gene encoding type II toxin-antitoxin system BrnA family antitoxin yields MKAQGFDTKFEAGEDLTDDLDFSKARRVNQQNRRVNIDFPAWVVEGLDKQAKRLGITRQALVKVWIAEKLKEAV; encoded by the coding sequence ATGAAAGCACAGGGATTTGACACGAAATTTGAAGCCGGCGAGGACTTAACCGATGATCTTGATTTCTCCAAAGCCCGCCGGGTGAACCAGCAAAACCGGCGCGTGAATATAGACTTTCCGGCCTGGGTTGTCGAAGGGCTCGACAAACAAGCCAAACGCCTTGGGATAACTCGGCAAGCGCTTGTCAAGGTATGGATTGCCGAAAAGCTGAAAGAAGCTGTTTAA
- a CDS encoding vitamin K epoxide reductase/DsbA family protein: MSTLKRKRIANTLPYRFYTVPVLFLLLLGFIDSGYLGWLHYKNYTDITFSSFCALSTSINCDTVSQSPWSILFGMPLAVWGIFAYLVFLVLFLLVFRHNQAKMPLWYVLFTLALGYSAFSVYLGFISATRIHAHCILCMASYAITFLLLIYSFIIIRRFCGTFSISGLVATLRTAIRSPLSAAGLPVLFAAFILVQLLLPSYWYYTLPAVTEKVAHGLTEEGHPWIGAANPQLTIHEYTDYQCFQCGKMHQFLRRLVAEHPDTIRLVHHHYPMDHEFNTVIVPEPFHIGSGKMAMLAIYAVSQNKFWEMNDALYELGREKQAFSTKTLADKTGISAGELTAAIQYPPIRNALLVDIRLGMKLHITGTPSYVIDGEVYTGSIPPTILKTALQPSQPGKTPDTTVAP; the protein is encoded by the coding sequence ATGTCCACTTTGAAAAGAAAACGCATAGCAAACACCTTGCCGTACCGTTTCTACACTGTCCCGGTTCTTTTCCTGCTTCTGCTCGGATTTATTGACAGTGGTTACCTGGGCTGGTTGCACTATAAAAACTATACAGACATCACCTTCAGCAGTTTCTGTGCCCTGTCAACATCCATCAACTGCGATACAGTCTCGCAGAGCCCGTGGTCAATCCTCTTTGGCATGCCGCTCGCCGTCTGGGGCATCTTTGCCTATCTGGTTTTTCTTGTTCTCTTTTTATTGGTTTTTCGGCACAATCAGGCCAAAATGCCGCTCTGGTATGTGCTCTTTACCCTGGCACTTGGTTACTCGGCCTTCTCTGTCTACCTTGGCTTTATTTCCGCCACCCGGATCCACGCGCACTGCATCCTCTGTATGGCAAGCTATGCCATTACTTTCCTGCTTCTCATATACTCGTTTATTATTATTCGTCGTTTCTGTGGGACCTTCTCCATAAGCGGCCTTGTTGCAACCCTGCGCACTGCGATCCGCTCGCCTTTATCGGCTGCGGGGTTGCCAGTTCTTTTTGCGGCCTTTATTCTTGTTCAACTGTTATTGCCCTCCTACTGGTACTACACTCTGCCCGCTGTTACAGAAAAGGTAGCGCACGGTCTGACTGAAGAAGGTCACCCCTGGATCGGTGCAGCCAATCCACAACTCACCATCCACGAGTATACCGATTATCAGTGTTTTCAGTGCGGTAAGATGCATCAGTTCCTGCGTAGACTGGTTGCCGAACATCCGGATACCATCAGGCTGGTTCATCACCACTATCCCATGGATCATGAGTTTAACACTGTTATTGTGCCGGAACCCTTTCATATCGGCTCCGGCAAGATGGCCATGCTTGCCATCTACGCTGTTTCTCAAAATAAATTTTGGGAAATGAACGATGCACTCTACGAGCTGGGCCGCGAAAAACAGGCGTTTAGCACCAAAACTCTGGCTGATAAAACCGGGATCTCGGCAGGTGAGCTGACCGCGGCCATTCAGTATCCGCCAATCAGGAACGCACTACTGGTTGACATCCGTCTGGGCATGAAACTGCACATTACGGGCACGCCTTCCTATGTGATAGACGGCGAGGTGTATACAGGATCAATTCCACCAACGATTCTTAAAACAGCGCTCCAACCGTCACAGCCTGGCAAAACACCCGATACCACTGTAGCCCCTTAA
- a CDS encoding tetratricopeptide repeat protein: MKHALNIKNTSSFLLLTLLIALCYSNSLNNSWQLDDYQNILQNPAIHLEHLQPSALIKTFFAEPSFNDTLYRPIACFTFALNWYFGQDSPFGYHLVNIIVHILTAFFLYKTTVLLLQSPKLQKRSPEAIFFISLFGAALWAISPIQTQAVTYIVQRMASMSAMFFMLALFQYSYTRLVVAGTVQRLFHLFLCGLFFLLALGCKENAITFIPTLLLVELTLLNRDDRFAKNVFFLVVAANVLVLLAAGYFTYSQGYLTNLTTPYKDRPFSIAERLLTQPSVLLFYLTLLLYPNPTRLSIDHNFTSSTSLFAPWTTVPAILCIILLVWLGYSLRKKTPLVSFALFFYLINHLVESTIIPLEMVFEHRNYLPSMFLFMLLTGGLWQFLQLYSSRSRLIHTTVLLLIPMLLVATGLGTYSRNLVWASEESLWADALQKGADNARAWAKLGIIYGWQKEQTPENLRKATAFMRKATELDFPNVNFKAMAVDNIGKLYAMYGLYDEAIGYYHQALAINKDFTKARIDLADALQKSGKLEKALQEINIILSHNSINPRFYLVQSTVLLWLNKPLEAAEASRKYMMSTSLPHHTTGYYSLGVALTKAGYHERGQWFLTLAHQEQPTDIRILLSLLENSVRAQHQDKSKLLAQQLVAKNTAQTLTDTLQALRTDYSSLPVDSELITPFIMLAAQEFFPPQASH; the protein is encoded by the coding sequence ATGAAACACGCCCTAAACATAAAGAACACATCTTCCTTTCTTTTACTAACTCTTCTCATCGCGCTCTGTTACAGTAACTCACTGAACAACTCGTGGCAGCTGGATGACTATCAGAACATCCTGCAAAACCCGGCCATACACCTTGAGCATCTCCAACCAAGCGCTCTTATTAAAACATTTTTTGCTGAACCATCATTTAACGATACTCTGTATCGACCGATTGCCTGTTTCACCTTTGCCCTGAACTGGTATTTTGGCCAGGACAGCCCATTTGGCTACCATCTCGTTAATATTATTGTTCATATACTGACCGCCTTTTTTCTTTACAAAACAACGGTTCTTTTACTTCAGTCTCCAAAGCTTCAGAAACGATCTCCTGAGGCAATTTTCTTTATCAGCCTGTTCGGTGCCGCGCTCTGGGCCATCAGTCCTATTCAAACCCAGGCGGTTACCTATATTGTGCAACGCATGGCCTCCATGAGTGCCATGTTTTTTATGCTCGCCCTGTTCCAGTACAGCTACACTCGCCTGGTGGTTGCAGGTACAGTACAACGCCTCTTCCATCTCTTTCTCTGCGGTCTGTTTTTCCTGCTGGCACTGGGGTGCAAAGAGAACGCCATCACCTTTATCCCCACCCTTCTGCTTGTTGAATTAACCCTTTTGAACCGGGATGATCGGTTTGCAAAGAACGTGTTTTTCTTAGTGGTCGCAGCCAATGTGCTGGTTCTGCTGGCAGCCGGTTACTTTACCTACAGTCAAGGATACTTAACAAACCTCACAACGCCTTATAAAGACAGGCCCTTTTCCATTGCCGAACGACTGCTCACCCAACCCTCGGTTCTGCTCTTTTATCTCACACTGTTGCTCTACCCCAACCCGACGCGATTATCAATTGACCACAATTTCACTAGCTCAACTTCCCTGTTTGCACCGTGGACAACTGTGCCTGCAATACTCTGCATCATCCTGCTGGTCTGGCTTGGATACTCTCTACGGAAAAAAACACCTCTTGTCAGCTTTGCTCTTTTTTTCTACCTCATTAACCATCTTGTTGAATCCACCATTATCCCCTTGGAAATGGTGTTTGAGCACCGGAACTACCTGCCCTCCATGTTTCTTTTCATGCTTCTAACCGGTGGACTATGGCAATTTTTGCAGCTTTACTCTTCTCGTTCACGCCTGATTCACACAACTGTTTTACTTCTTATTCCAATGTTGCTTGTTGCCACCGGGTTGGGCACCTACAGTCGTAACCTGGTTTGGGCAAGTGAAGAGTCGTTGTGGGCCGATGCCCTGCAGAAAGGGGCTGACAACGCCCGGGCCTGGGCAAAGCTGGGTATTATCTATGGATGGCAAAAAGAACAGACTCCTGAAAACTTAAGAAAAGCAACTGCTTTTATGCGCAAAGCCACTGAACTTGACTTTCCCAACGTCAACTTCAAAGCAATGGCAGTAGATAATATCGGTAAACTGTACGCAATGTACGGATTATATGATGAGGCGATTGGTTATTATCACCAGGCTCTTGCTATCAATAAAGATTTTACAAAAGCAAGGATTGACCTGGCTGACGCTCTCCAAAAATCAGGTAAACTCGAAAAAGCATTACAGGAAATCAACATCATTTTATCCCATAACAGTATCAACCCTCGATTCTATTTAGTACAATCAACAGTACTGCTTTGGCTCAACAAGCCTTTGGAAGCAGCTGAAGCGAGCAGAAAGTATATGATGTCAACATCATTGCCTCATCATACAACAGGATATTATTCCCTGGGGGTAGCGCTGACAAAAGCCGGGTACCATGAGAGAGGACAATGGTTTCTCACCCTGGCTCATCAAGAGCAACCAACGGATATCCGTATCCTGCTCAGTCTTTTAGAAAACAGTGTCCGCGCACAACACCAGGACAAAAGTAAGCTATTGGCACAACAGCTGGTTGCCAAGAATACTGCGCAAACACTCACAGACACGTTGCAAGCACTGCGTACAGACTACAGCTCACTGCCTGTTGATAGTGAACTGATTACACCTTTTATTATGCTGGCAGCGCAAGAGTTTTTCCCGCCTCAAGCATCTCATTAA
- a CDS encoding oligosaccharide flippase family protein has translation MIWKPGKLANGTLILTVGMAARALTQALVFLIVARTLGADGFGSFVAVLTVAGALSSFSGLGASILMVRDIARNPAQLAKSWGYALMAYCLGTPVAASIYIVLVSLILPGNIPWAAILLIGAGEIVCIPLAGFGVFIYQGHEQMTKVSLMQLVPTVARFSAALLFFALQYIPIIPDLLVTWSALYFCSALAAVTYVFRNITKDFSVRILPRRKGILQHIRKSIPFSFSSAAEKLYVDADKFMLARLDAVGPAGLYSAGYRFVDLAFIPLQALLGAATPRYFRHGQSGIKGAIRYSLKIGVIPICYGIAAGCLILWCAPVPSFLLGQAYTETTAIVCWLAWLPLMTVPRMLLHYPLITSGLQHAGMKALLTGAGANIALNLFLIPLWGWRGAVIASYTAEGFMIVVMLFYIHKSWQQK, from the coding sequence ATGATCTGGAAACCCGGTAAACTGGCCAACGGCACACTCATCCTTACTGTTGGCATGGCAGCCCGGGCACTGACACAGGCCCTGGTGTTTCTGATTGTTGCCCGCACTCTCGGAGCAGATGGATTTGGTAGTTTTGTGGCTGTACTGACCGTTGCCGGGGCTCTCTCCTCGTTCAGCGGGCTTGGGGCCAGTATCCTGATGGTGCGGGATATAGCCCGTAACCCTGCCCAACTTGCAAAAAGCTGGGGATATGCCTTGATGGCATACTGTTTGGGTACACCGGTTGCAGCCTCGATCTACATTGTACTTGTCAGCCTGATATTACCCGGCAACATTCCATGGGCAGCAATACTTCTTATTGGTGCTGGGGAAATAGTCTGTATTCCCTTAGCTGGTTTTGGAGTCTTCATTTATCAGGGCCACGAACAGATGACCAAGGTCTCTCTGATGCAGCTTGTTCCGACTGTGGCTCGTTTTAGTGCTGCACTCTTGTTTTTTGCTCTCCAGTATATACCAATAATACCGGACCTGCTGGTGACCTGGTCTGCACTGTATTTTTGCAGTGCCTTGGCTGCCGTCACTTATGTGTTCAGAAACATAACAAAAGATTTTTCCGTCCGGATTCTGCCGCGACGTAAAGGTATCCTGCAACATATCCGCAAAAGTATTCCATTTTCCTTTTCAAGTGCTGCAGAAAAACTGTATGTGGATGCGGACAAGTTTATGCTGGCCCGCTTAGATGCTGTTGGGCCCGCAGGTCTGTACTCGGCGGGATATCGCTTTGTTGACCTCGCCTTTATTCCCTTACAGGCCCTGCTGGGAGCGGCAACCCCACGGTATTTTCGACATGGCCAATCCGGAATAAAGGGAGCAATAAGGTATTCACTGAAAATTGGCGTCATACCGATTTGTTATGGTATTGCGGCCGGTTGTTTGATTCTGTGGTGTGCGCCTGTCCCCTCATTCCTGCTGGGTCAAGCCTATACCGAGACAACAGCCATTGTCTGCTGGCTGGCCTGGCTCCCGTTGATGACGGTTCCGAGAATGCTGCTCCACTATCCACTTATAACCAGCGGTCTTCAACATGCGGGGATGAAAGCGCTGCTCACCGGGGCCGGGGCCAACATTGCACTTAACCTGTTTTTAATTCCTTTGTGGGGTTGGCGTGGTGCGGTGATAGCCTCTTACACTGCGGAGGGATTTATGATTGTTGTGATGCTCTTTTATATCCATAAAAGCTGGCAGCAAAAGTAA
- a CDS encoding sensor histidine kinase produces the protein MKLRTTLTIGLLIALATGMTFFVVTLFWQRESALGFAGKKEEILAQRVVHLLPKTAETADVAAFLTADVQATGALVGCLQQVGQPLLCTDATTAEALAALQSVSAQTMAARHTVRSLSGVQWSAFLPHQRYLDIGLYIDKPGQEPQALALRYPLADHYQAMQAMQRYIAGYLGLNFVIVLVLGFFRLHHQLFRPMERLVHMSDSYRDESGVPFLTLRGGDELGQLSVALQQMLARITADRTTMQQQMASLEEANQQLIATREEMVRSEKLSSVGRLAAGLAHDIGNPIGIVQGYLGLLQQHDISKAERHDFCTRAGQELERVSRLVRQLLDLARPSTGVAAVIDTHEVLEEVLELLRPQSLLTGIRIELRLQAEQSLVHAVQPHLFQVLLNCLINSADAMQAHPTDTGERGVLTVHTNNQITDNKQQLVFSLTDTGGGLSPEAAANAFDPFFTTKAPGKGTGLGLSVSYALITAMGGEIYLAGQPKGGAKLTIVLPVCQSDHNNENHVE, from the coding sequence ATGAAGCTGCGCACCACCCTTACCATTGGGCTGTTGATTGCCCTGGCCACAGGCATGACATTTTTTGTCGTCACCCTGTTCTGGCAGCGTGAGTCTGCCCTTGGATTTGCCGGTAAAAAAGAAGAGATACTTGCACAGCGTGTTGTACATCTTTTGCCCAAAACAGCAGAGACTGCCGATGTTGCCGCCTTTTTAACGGCTGATGTGCAGGCTACCGGTGCGCTTGTCGGTTGTCTGCAACAGGTTGGACAGCCGTTGCTCTGCACCGATGCTACAACAGCAGAAGCACTGGCTGCTCTGCAGAGTGTCTCCGCCCAAACCATGGCTGCCAGGCACACTGTCCGCTCTCTCAGCGGTGTGCAGTGGTCTGCCTTCCTGCCCCATCAGCGTTACCTTGATATCGGTCTGTACATTGATAAGCCTGGTCAAGAGCCCCAGGCCCTGGCCCTGCGCTACCCGTTGGCCGATCATTATCAGGCCATGCAGGCTATGCAGCGCTACATTGCAGGCTACCTGGGCCTTAACTTTGTGATTGTGCTGGTGCTGGGTTTTTTCAGGTTGCACCACCAGCTCTTTCGACCCATGGAACGCCTGGTGCACATGAGTGACTCGTACCGGGATGAGAGCGGGGTACCGTTTTTAACGCTTCGGGGTGGTGACGAGCTTGGGCAGTTGTCAGTGGCCCTGCAGCAGATGCTGGCCCGCATCACCGCCGACCGCACTACCATGCAGCAGCAGATGGCCTCTTTGGAAGAGGCCAACCAGCAGCTCATTGCCACCCGTGAAGAGATGGTGCGCAGCGAAAAGCTCTCGTCCGTGGGCAGATTGGCTGCGGGCCTGGCCCATGATATCGGCAACCCCATTGGCATAGTGCAGGGGTATCTGGGGCTTTTGCAGCAGCATGATATCAGTAAAGCTGAGCGTCACGATTTCTGCACCCGGGCCGGGCAGGAGCTGGAGCGTGTCAGCCGGCTGGTGCGTCAGCTGCTGGATCTGGCCCGGCCGTCCACTGGTGTGGCAGCGGTAATCGATACCCATGAGGTGCTTGAAGAGGTTCTGGAGCTGCTGCGACCGCAGTCGTTGTTAACTGGTATCAGGATTGAGCTGCGTCTCCAGGCTGAACAGTCTCTGGTGCATGCTGTGCAGCCGCATCTCTTCCAGGTGCTGCTTAACTGCCTGATCAACAGTGCTGATGCCATGCAGGCGCATCCCACCGATACCGGTGAGCGTGGCGTTCTGACGGTTCACACCAACAATCAGATCACTGATAATAAACAACAGCTTGTTTTCTCTCTTACAGATACCGGCGGTGGCCTGTCGCCGGAGGCAGCGGCCAATGCCTTTGATCCGTTTTTTACGACCAAGGCACCGGGCAAGGGCACTGGCTTGGGATTGTCGGTCTCCTATGCCCTGATAACCGCCATGGGCGGGGAGATTTATCTGGCCGGTCAACCAAAAGGCGGCGCAAAACTGACCATTGTACTGCCTGTCTGTCAATCTGATCATAACAATGAAAACCATGTCGAATAA
- a CDS encoding glycosyltransferase family 4 protein has protein sequence MATGNGAFVIHKILENRIPGYRVIPYSPYRTLFPLSLLLSSYPQKTRLTHTTPDYAIFHHRKNIPLVLTFHNYVLDSFMRKYSSFLQNIHYQTDLRLLTKMAATRADALTAVSQYTAQLARDDLRLKRPVKVIYNGVDHTLFRPCKQQKFRSDKKVRVLFCGNLTQRKGAQWLKPIAERVGPNITIAYTAGLRTRNSLSVHPQLECLGTIPHHAMPAVYQSADILLFPTVREGFGLAAAEAMACGLPVVATDCSSLPELIDEGKGGFLCRIGDVTSFAQKIQLLADNPLQRREMGEYNRNKIEKTFTLEQMVNQYIELFERLLTTG, from the coding sequence ATGGCAACAGGCAATGGTGCCTTCGTCATACACAAAATTCTGGAAAATAGAATTCCTGGGTATAGGGTAATTCCCTATTCTCCCTACCGTACCCTCTTTCCCCTGTCACTCCTGCTTTCCTCCTATCCCCAAAAAACACGCTTGACCCACACCACACCAGACTATGCAATCTTTCACCATCGAAAAAATATTCCTTTGGTTTTGACATTCCACAATTATGTACTCGATTCTTTCATGCGGAAGTACAGCAGTTTTTTACAAAATATTCATTATCAAACAGATCTACGATTATTGACAAAGATGGCTGCAACCAGAGCCGACGCTCTTACCGCAGTCAGTCAATATACAGCTCAACTGGCTCGCGATGATTTACGCCTGAAACGACCAGTCAAAGTGATATACAATGGAGTTGATCACACCCTATTCAGACCATGCAAACAGCAAAAATTTCGATCTGACAAAAAAGTCAGAGTACTGTTTTGTGGCAATCTCACTCAAAGAAAAGGCGCACAGTGGCTCAAACCTATCGCTGAACGAGTCGGTCCAAATATAACCATTGCATACACTGCAGGTTTACGTACACGCAATTCTCTTTCTGTACATCCACAACTTGAATGCCTGGGCACAATTCCTCACCACGCTATGCCGGCTGTATATCAATCAGCTGATATCCTGCTCTTCCCAACAGTGAGGGAAGGCTTTGGCCTTGCAGCTGCCGAGGCTATGGCCTGCGGATTACCGGTCGTGGCCACCGATTGCTCATCCTTGCCGGAGCTGATCGATGAGGGTAAAGGTGGATTCTTATGCCGGATAGGAGATGTGACGTCTTTTGCCCAGAAGATTCAGCTACTGGCGGACAACCCTTTGCAACGCCGGGAGATGGGAGAATACAACCGGAATAAGATAGAAAAAACGTTTACTCTTGAGCAGATGGTAAATCAGTATATCGAACTTTTTGAGCGACTTCTGACAACAGGCTGA
- a CDS encoding phospholipid carrier-dependent glycosyltransferase, whose protein sequence is MTKQCERALTWGLILLLSALIIATLLLGSVPPVDRDALTHHLFVPKLWLQHGGIYEIPEIPFSYYPMNLDLLYTIPLYFKNDIIPKYIHYSFALLTALLVYQYLNKRLGRLYGLLGALFFLSVPIIVKLSITVYVDLGIVFFTTAALLALLAWAEHGFQPRFLLLAGLCCGLAAGTKYNGLVSVVVLTLLVPLLYQQYASRDKQNSGRALLWAMVFAAVTLTAYSPWLVRNYLWTGNPIYPLHDTFVQKLHTTDKGRQATDQAVLTTTEQTPVQAGNNAFVARKVLYNEPWWQAVLLPVRFFFEGQDDDPRYFDGKLTPFLLILPALAFCCRPANRRLRREQNFLLWFALLYFFFTFFQEAMRIRYVVAIVPPLVILSMYGLQGTLQKLAGWSSNSQARKKISLATVACTCGIMLWYNSQYVIQQFSMVQPLPYVQGKVSRDDYITTFRPEYPVIQWLNARTTARDRLICLFLGNRGYYMDFFPIFHTPYNGPMSLEQTTSPYILVRDDLLHAWLNHPGTEPAVNLPFQPVSPQFAAGGYSVYLRTDQNHQSTTAEQHHPVQQHAQAELLTP, encoded by the coding sequence ATGACGAAACAATGTGAGAGAGCCCTGACCTGGGGGCTGATCCTGCTCCTGTCCGCGCTGATCATTGCCACTCTCCTGCTGGGTTCGGTGCCGCCGGTGGACCGCGACGCCTTAACGCACCATCTCTTTGTTCCCAAACTCTGGCTGCAGCACGGCGGCATCTACGAGATTCCAGAGATTCCCTTCTCCTACTATCCCATGAATCTCGACCTGCTCTATACCATCCCGCTCTACTTCAAAAACGACATCATCCCCAAGTACATCCATTACAGTTTTGCCCTGCTCACCGCCCTGCTGGTGTACCAATATCTTAACAAACGGTTGGGCCGCCTGTACGGTCTGCTCGGCGCCCTGTTTTTTCTCTCTGTGCCCATTATCGTTAAACTGTCGATCACGGTGTATGTTGATCTGGGCATCGTGTTTTTTACCACCGCCGCCCTGCTTGCGCTTCTTGCCTGGGCAGAGCATGGTTTTCAACCCCGTTTTCTTCTTTTAGCCGGGCTGTGCTGCGGTCTTGCGGCCGGCACAAAGTACAACGGCCTGGTCTCTGTGGTGGTGCTGACCCTGCTGGTGCCCCTGCTCTACCAGCAGTATGCCTCCAGAGACAAACAAAACAGTGGTCGGGCGCTGCTCTGGGCCATGGTTTTTGCTGCAGTAACCCTCACTGCTTACTCTCCCTGGCTGGTGAGAAACTATCTGTGGACCGGCAACCCCATCTACCCTCTGCATGATACATTCGTGCAAAAACTGCATACCACGGACAAGGGCAGGCAGGCTACCGACCAGGCAGTGCTCACCACCACCGAACAGACACCAGTTCAGGCAGGCAACAACGCCTTTGTCGCGCGAAAAGTTCTGTACAATGAGCCATGGTGGCAGGCTGTTCTTTTACCGGTTCGTTTTTTCTTCGAAGGACAAGACGACGATCCCCGCTACTTTGATGGTAAACTCACCCCCTTCCTTCTCATCCTGCCGGCACTGGCCTTTTGCTGCAGGCCAGCAAACAGGCGGCTGCGACGTGAGCAAAACTTTCTCCTCTGGTTTGCTCTGCTCTACTTTTTCTTTACCTTTTTCCAGGAAGCCATGCGGATTCGCTATGTTGTTGCAATTGTGCCGCCGCTGGTCATCCTGTCCATGTACGGGCTGCAAGGAACCCTGCAGAAACTAGCCGGTTGGAGTAGCAACTCACAGGCAAGAAAAAAAATCTCTTTGGCAACTGTAGCCTGTACCTGCGGAATAATGCTCTGGTACAATAGCCAGTATGTTATTCAGCAGTTTTCCATGGTACAGCCGTTACCCTATGTGCAAGGAAAAGTAAGCCGCGACGACTACATCACCACCTTCCGCCCTGAGTATCCTGTAATTCAATGGCTGAATGCCCGGACAACAGCCCGTGACCGGCTCATCTGTCTCTTTCTTGGTAACCGAGGGTATTATATGGACTTTTTCCCGATCTTCCATACACCGTACAATGGGCCGATGTCCCTTGAGCAGACGACCTCTCCATATATTCTTGTTCGGGATGATCTCCTCCATGCCTGGCTCAACCATCCTGGTACAGAGCCGGCTGTGAATCTACCCTTTCAACCTGTTTCACCACAGTTTGCAGCAGGCGGCTACTCCGTATACCTGCGCACAGATCAAAACCACCAGTCAACAACAGCCGAACAACACCATCCCGTTCAGCAGCATGCACAGGCTGAACTGTTGACACCATGA